The Methanohalophilus portucalensis DNA window AGGATAACGTGGACCCGGAAAAAAGAGGCATTGAACTCCTTGAACTCGTTGGCCTGGGAAACCGGATGGATCACAAGCCTTCCGAGATGTCAGGGGGCCAATGCCAGAGGGTTGCCATAGCACGCTCACTTATCAATAACCCCTCGATAATTCTTGCCGATGAACCCACAGGGAATCTGGATTCTAAAACCAGTCTGGAAATAATGAATCTCTTCTCCGAACTACACCGGCAGGGAAGTACAGTAATAATGATAACACACGATCCGCAGACCGCTGAGTATGCAAGCCGGACCATACACCTGAAAGATGGATACATAGAAAACAACTGAGGTGAAACAAATGAATTACAGGAAAACGTTAACTTATATTTCACTGATGATACTGCTTGTCGCGCTGACCCCAGTAAATTCAACTACAGTAGCAGCATCTCCAAACACTCTCGATGTGAGCGTGATGCGCTATAGTCCTTCGCCGGCCGAGATAGGCCAGTACGTGGACATATGGATTAAAATAGAAAACACAGGAACCGGAGAGGCAGAAGATGTCTCAATTGAAATGCTCCCTGAATATCCACTGGCCCTGGATTCCTCATCCAATGCTGTCAAAAATATTGGAAGACTGAAACCGGACACTGCAGCTGTGCACAAGTATCGCCTTTACGTGGATGAGAAAGCAAAATCAGGATCTGTCGAGTTTGATATCAGATATCAACCTGAAGATTCTATTTGGTTGAAAAATACCTTTGAGATCAAAGTGGGATCAACAGCCTATGACAGCAAAGGTTCAATTGAACTTGAAGAAGTAAGTGCCGAACCCGAAGTATTCTCACCCGGCGACAGTGGAACGATTACTTTTACCCTGAAAAACAGTGCAACAACTCATTCTGTAACTATTGATGGTGAAGAGTATGACACAAATGCTCATGTCCAGTCATCTTCCCTGAAAGCTGATGAAGGAATAGAAGTATCAAGCATATCCGATACTTACGGATTACTGGGCCCCGGGGATAAGATGGAAATTACTTATAACCTTGAAATGGATGAACAACTTTCTGCAGGTACTCATTACCTGAATCTTGCAATCAAGAGTAACTCCCACATATATGACTGCAACTGGGAGATTCCTGTAAAGATTGATAATGCGGATGTAAAGGTAATACCAACCATCACCCCTACCCTAGTTAACGGGAAAGGAACAATAGAATTTGATGTAGCAAATATAAGACAGAATACCCTTTACTCGGTCAACGTAATACCAAAAGCAGAGGGTATTGAATTTTCACCCAGAGAATATTTCGTGGGTACAATGGAACCTGATGAACTGTTCTCCATCCAATTCGAAGCCAACCAGATAAGAGAAAATATCACAGAACCTCTGGAAATAACCGTTGAATATCGCAACGGAATGAATGAGCACCAGACCACGTCACAGCTGGAAACTTTCAAAAAGGTACAGGAAGACAAAAATGGAATCAGCAATATTGCAGTTGCTGCTCTTGTTTTCGTTGGTATGCTGATTCCGGCAGCTGTACTGTACCGAAGAAAGAATTAAGGTGGGATAACTTATGGTAAATCCCAAACAGGCATTCAAAATAGCCCTTGGGAGCATACGCAGTGCAAAGCTGCGTTCCCTCCTGACTACCCTGGGAATTGTAATAGGAGTGGCAGCAGTAATAGCCAATGTCTCACTGGGCGCCAGTTTCAACCAGTTTTTTACCGATGAGATCGGAGCTGTAGGCTCAAATTTCATTATAGTAGAAAGTAAAGAACCGGGCACTCTTGGCAAAGAGGAAATGAATCTTATTTCTAACCTCCAGGAAGTGGACGGAATCTCACCTATAAATAGCCAGACTGCGACTGTCAGCTATCAGTCTTCCCGGCGTCATATAGGTATAATGGGGGTGACGGAAGATTACCCCGAAGTGGCAAATCTGCGGCTATCAGAAGGAAATTTCCTGACAGATAAAGACAGCTATTCTGCAGTGATTGGTTCTGAAGTTGCAGAAGAAATCTTTGACAGGCCTGTAGGCAATAAGAATTCAATAGACTTGACTTTCACCAAAAGCAATGGGGAAAGTGTCACCCACCGATTTGTTGTAAAAGGAATACTCCAAAGTCCTGATACAAAACTGGTACAATCAGGAATAGAACCTGACAATAGAATATTCATACCGATTTCCACAATGAATTCAATGCTTGATGAAAATCATTATGATTCATTTTTTATAAAAGCAAAAAGTATAGAGGTAGTTGAGCAAACCTCAGAGGAGATTGATGATAAGCTGGGACGCCAGTTCGGCATAGACTCCAGACAAATGGATAATGACAACGCTAAGCCCTATTTCATAATGGATCAGGTGGAAATCCTGGAACAAACAAAACAACTATCTGATTCACTGGGGGCACTGCTAACCGCTGTCGCTCTGATATCCCTTGTAGTTGGATCAATCGGAATAATGAATATTATGCTTGTCACGGTGACTGAAAGAACACAGGAAATCGGATTGATGAAATCCCTGGGATATACGAATACAAGTATACTGAATCTCTTTATCGTAGAGGCAATGATAGTAGGACTTTTAGGAGGTATTGCAGGAACTTTGATGGGAATGGCAGGTGCCTATTTAGCTGAAAGTTACATGGCTTTGCCTGTAGTATTCCCTTTATCCAAAATCGCAGCAGGTTTTATAATTTCAGTCCTTGTAGGGCTTGTAGCAGGGGTATATCCTGCCAATAAGGCTGCAAAGATGAATCCGACAGATGCTTTAAGAAACGAATGAGGTGATGGAATGTTTGACATGATGGGAATGCAAATTTTTAATATCATCCTTTTTTTGGGGATAGGAATATTCGGAACGGCATTCTGGATATGGATGCTTATAGATTGCATCACAAAGGAAACAGACCGAAGTAATGAGAGACTGATCTGGATAATAGTTATTGTGTTTACCCATTTACTGGGAGCCATACTCTATTTTATCCTCAGGAAGAATAAACGCAACCGATAATAGAAATATAATACAGCAGGATTTGTGATGAGAAAAATAAACAAATTGTTCAGTTCATTTTTTGGTGTGATTTTTCAACGCCAGACCTATCTGAACCTGCTTTATGTCATATTCACATTTCCACTGGGTACCGCATATTTCCTTTTCCTGACATCTGGCCTGCTTGTAGGCTTAAGTTTTTCCATAATTATCATAGGACTACCAGTCCTTCTGCTGGTACTGGTGGCATGGTGGGAACTGGTAAATTTTGAAAGGGAACTGGCAACGAGATTGCTTGGTGTAGATATACCTCCGCTGTCCTATGAGGAAAAACCCCTTGTAAACTTATGGAGTGACATTAAAAATCGGTTTGCAGACCCAGCTGCCTGGAAGGGAATGATGTTTTTATTCATCAAATTCCCCTTCGGGATATTTACACTTATAATACTGGCTATCTGCTTTACCCTGACCCTTGGACTTATATTCGCACCGCTTACCACTATCTACTGGTCGTCAGGAAACACAAAAATCCTGATAGACAGCTTCCCTGAGGCAATTCTTACCTCCATTGTGGGAATAATAATTGCAGTCTGTACACTTCACATAACAAATATACTTGCAGCCATATCAGTCAGTCTTGCAAAAATTATGCTTGGAAAGAATAACAGTAGCGTACACCCGGAAACATTGGATGAACAAAAATCCTATTAAGAATCAATCGGCAAACTCTTGGATACGCTCATAGAATTCAAGGACAAGCTGTGTCAATTCACTATCCATATTGATACTGAAAGTACGTATCTGTTTTCCCAGAGGTTTCTCCTTAACAATACCTGTTTCTACAAGAGGTGCTATTACACGGGCAACACTCGAATGAGACAAGCCTGTCTCTTCTGCAATTCCTGAGAGATAGGTAGATTCCCCCTTATGGGATATCAGGTTTTTGAGAACTGTCATTTGTGCAGTCTTGCCGAATATCTTTTCAAGAACATCCA harbors:
- a CDS encoding COG1361 S-layer family protein is translated as MNYRKTLTYISLMILLVALTPVNSTTVAASPNTLDVSVMRYSPSPAEIGQYVDIWIKIENTGTGEAEDVSIEMLPEYPLALDSSSNAVKNIGRLKPDTAAVHKYRLYVDEKAKSGSVEFDIRYQPEDSIWLKNTFEIKVGSTAYDSKGSIELEEVSAEPEVFSPGDSGTITFTLKNSATTHSVTIDGEEYDTNAHVQSSSLKADEGIEVSSISDTYGLLGPGDKMEITYNLEMDEQLSAGTHYLNLAIKSNSHIYDCNWEIPVKIDNADVKVIPTITPTLVNGKGTIEFDVANIRQNTLYSVNVIPKAEGIEFSPREYFVGTMEPDELFSIQFEANQIRENITEPLEITVEYRNGMNEHQTTSQLETFKKVQEDKNGISNIAVAALVFVGMLIPAAVLYRRKN
- a CDS encoding MarR family transcriptional regulator, whose translation is MDVLEKIFGKTAQMTVLKNLISHKGESTYLSGIAEETGLSHSSVARVIAPLVETGIVKEKPLGKQIRTFSINMDSELTQLVLEFYERIQEFAD
- a CDS encoding ABC transporter permease, which translates into the protein MVNPKQAFKIALGSIRSAKLRSLLTTLGIVIGVAAVIANVSLGASFNQFFTDEIGAVGSNFIIVESKEPGTLGKEEMNLISNLQEVDGISPINSQTATVSYQSSRRHIGIMGVTEDYPEVANLRLSEGNFLTDKDSYSAVIGSEVAEEIFDRPVGNKNSIDLTFTKSNGESVTHRFVVKGILQSPDTKLVQSGIEPDNRIFIPISTMNSMLDENHYDSFFIKAKSIEVVEQTSEEIDDKLGRQFGIDSRQMDNDNAKPYFIMDQVEILEQTKQLSDSLGALLTAVALISLVVGSIGIMNIMLVTVTERTQEIGLMKSLGYTNTSILNLFIVEAMIVGLLGGIAGTLMGMAGAYLAESYMALPVVFPLSKIAAGFIISVLVGLVAGVYPANKAAKMNPTDALRNE
- a CDS encoding sensor domain-containing protein, encoding MRKINKLFSSFFGVIFQRQTYLNLLYVIFTFPLGTAYFLFLTSGLLVGLSFSIIIIGLPVLLLVLVAWWELVNFERELATRLLGVDIPPLSYEEKPLVNLWSDIKNRFADPAAWKGMMFLFIKFPFGIFTLIILAICFTLTLGLIFAPLTTIYWSSGNTKILIDSFPEAILTSIVGIIIAVCTLHITNILAAISVSLAKIMLGKNNSSVHPETLDEQKSY
- a CDS encoding PLD nuclease N-terminal domain-containing protein; translated protein: MFDMMGMQIFNIILFLGIGIFGTAFWIWMLIDCITKETDRSNERLIWIIVIVFTHLLGAILYFILRKNKRNR